One Methanolinea sp. DNA window includes the following coding sequences:
- a CDS encoding helix-turn-helix domain-containing protein, which yields MAERGDIDQIRELLARHRKGLTIDEVSRELGINRSTASKYLNLLVSSGSATIRKLGPAKLFYLQERVPVHNLMDLVDEGIVIVNESLAIHYLNGRLASLLGVERDAYLGENATHTPLAPLFDRDTLRSIGDSIPATGITLRGSIGISGGEVAVEKRLFPVRFESGTTGFCIVCRFLKEPAEKLSTADAPEKSRRELYARFFQLDALVRRYAKNQLVRALEIGRRIAEIWDLSRMRELSREQEEILDSLLAEVGNFDEFLGDTLPEVKWHSLEDVVGEALSLVQLSHIKFFSDIRGVEVCAEKSIPRVFQALLENSAVHGRKVTSIRVAARETPEGLLVVYEDDGMGIPAEEKATLFEWGHGERRAHSLFLCRQVLDATGISIRETGEFTRGARFEILIPPGKYRVIPENPRSNLS from the coding sequence ATGGCAGAGAGGGGGGACATCGACCAGATCAGGGAGCTCCTCGCCCGGCACCGGAAGGGTCTCACCATCGACGAGGTCTCGCGGGAACTTGGGATCAACAGGAGCACCGCATCGAAGTACCTGAACCTCCTCGTCTCGTCCGGCTCGGCGACGATCAGGAAGCTGGGACCTGCGAAGCTCTTCTACCTGCAGGAAAGGGTACCGGTCCACAACCTCATGGACCTCGTCGACGAGGGCATCGTGATCGTGAACGAGTCCCTCGCAATCCATTACCTCAACGGGAGACTCGCCTCCCTGCTTGGAGTCGAGAGGGACGCTTACCTCGGCGAGAACGCGACCCACACCCCCCTCGCTCCCCTCTTCGACCGGGACACCCTCCGTTCCATCGGCGATTCCATCCCTGCCACGGGGATCACCCTACGAGGATCCATCGGCATCAGTGGCGGGGAGGTCGCGGTCGAAAAAAGGCTCTTCCCGGTCCGATTCGAGTCGGGGACGACGGGGTTCTGCATCGTCTGCCGGTTCTTGAAGGAGCCAGCCGAGAAGCTATCAACGGCCGATGCCCCTGAAAAATCCCGGCGGGAACTCTATGCCCGTTTCTTCCAGCTCGATGCCCTCGTCCGGCGGTACGCGAAGAACCAGCTTGTCCGGGCACTCGAGATCGGGAGGAGGATCGCCGAGATCTGGGACCTCTCCCGCATGAGGGAACTCTCGAGGGAACAGGAAGAGATCCTCGACTCCCTCCTCGCCGAGGTGGGGAACTTCGACGAGTTCCTCGGGGATACGCTCCCCGAAGTGAAGTGGCATTCCCTCGAGGACGTCGTCGGCGAGGCACTCTCGCTCGTGCAGCTCTCGCATATCAAGTTCTTTTCCGACATCAGGGGCGTAGAGGTCTGCGCCGAGAAGAGCATCCCCCGCGTCTTCCAGGCGCTCCTCGAGAACTCGGCCGTCCACGGCAGGAAGGTGACGTCGATCAGGGTCGCGGCCCGGGAGACGCCCGAGGGACTCCTCGTGGTGTACGAGGACGATGGCATGGGCATCCCGGCCGAGGAGAAAGCGACGCTCTTTGAGTGGGGGCATGGGGAGAGGAGGGCCCACTCGCTCTTCCTCTGCCGGCAGGTCCTCGACGCGACGGGAATATCCATCAGGGAGACCGGCGAATTCACGAGGGGAGCGCGCTTCGAAATCCTCATCCCGCCGGGGAAGTACCGCGTCATTCCCGAGAACCCGCGCTCTAATCTCTCCTAG
- a CDS encoding protein-glutamate O-methyltransferase CheR: protein MDDFQSLLQTIQRLFNIQCGSYKEDYIKRRIASRMNARRIATYKEYREFLLSHPEEHELLKNALTINVTKFFRDPQVFECIRDEILTPLLRRQNRVRIWSAGCSSGEEPYSYAMLLYDLTLIRKDVDWLIIATDIDEAILRKAKEGIYEKSTLEYVSERQLHRHFTARPDGKFEIKPHIRQHVMFQHHDLMSGVPVQRNLDLVSCRNVTIYFSDKQKNDLVRMIHQGLRPGGYYVMGMSEFLGREVEHLFSPYKPLLKIFVRND, encoded by the coding sequence ATGGACGATTTCCAGAGCCTCCTCCAGACGATCCAGCGCCTCTTCAACATCCAGTGCGGCAGTTACAAGGAGGACTACATCAAGCGCCGGATCGCCTCCCGGATGAACGCGCGGCGCATCGCGACTTATAAGGAGTACCGTGAGTTCCTCCTCTCGCACCCCGAGGAGCACGAACTCCTGAAGAATGCCCTCACCATCAACGTGACGAAATTCTTCCGAGACCCCCAGGTCTTCGAGTGTATCAGGGACGAGATCCTCACCCCGCTCCTCCGCCGGCAGAACCGGGTCAGGATATGGAGCGCAGGGTGCTCCTCGGGGGAGGAACCGTACTCGTATGCCATGCTCCTCTACGACCTGACCCTGATCCGCAAGGACGTGGACTGGCTTATCATCGCGACCGACATCGACGAGGCGATCCTCCGGAAGGCAAAGGAAGGAATCTACGAGAAATCCACGCTCGAATATGTCTCCGAGAGGCAGCTGCACCGCCACTTCACGGCGAGGCCTGACGGGAAATTCGAGATCAAGCCACACATCCGGCAGCACGTGATGTTCCAGCACCACGACCTGATGTCCGGGGTGCCGGTCCAGCGGAATCTCGACCTCGTCTCCTGCAGGAACGTCACTATCTACTTCTCCGATAAACAGAAGAACGACCTCGTCCGGATGATCCACCAGGGACTCCGGCCCGGCGGATACTACGTCATGGGGATGTCCGAGTTCCTCGGGAGGGAAGTCGAGCACCTCTTTTCCCCGTACAAGCCTCTCCTCAAGATTTTCGTGAGGAATGACTAG
- a CDS encoding chemotaxis protein CheW: MPEILIFGLDGNLYAIDIRYTREIVEALPVTPIPRAPPYIAGMTNIRGEITTLISLSMVVGQDTGSLSRDQKFIIIVPEAARGDKVGFIVDHVSSVCSVPEENIDMRKADPQAPGRSFIKGIIKLEEEKAILGERKAEQKLVLYLDTEKILSHLFELARR; the protein is encoded by the coding sequence ATGCCCGAGATCCTGATATTCGGCCTTGATGGAAACCTGTACGCGATAGATATCAGGTACACGAGGGAGATAGTGGAGGCTCTCCCCGTCACACCCATCCCGAGGGCTCCCCCCTACATCGCGGGGATGACGAATATCCGTGGCGAGATCACGACCCTCATCTCGCTTTCCATGGTCGTCGGGCAGGACACGGGGTCTCTCTCGCGTGACCAGAAATTCATCATCATCGTGCCCGAGGCAGCGAGGGGGGACAAGGTAGGATTCATCGTGGACCACGTCTCCAGTGTCTGTTCCGTTCCCGAGGAAAATATCGACATGCGGAAGGCAGACCCGCAGGCACCCGGGAGATCGTTCATCAAGGGGATCATAAAGCTGGAGGAGGAGAAGGCTATCCTCGGCGAGCGGAAGGCCGAACAAAAGCTCGTTTTATATCTCGACACCGAGAAGATATTATCCCACCTCTTCGAGCTCGCGAGGCGGTAG
- a CDS encoding methyl-accepting chemotaxis protein produces MTGMAGNTLADIREALRKGISLNGFRIDPGKVDPACREFAETINELLRVAADLRTRNQITFNENPFPILIFDRDWTIIAANESYSKLSGIEQKKLRGMSVKNFKVLDQKGEGLKVAITERKRSYGVVTVEMPSGVKILEQYGIPILDERGEVKTVFALYNDITEKRKLEDRLAGSMREIGETLSRLANGDLTMKVVVHENDPLASVKDDLNATIDRLNALVSNLARTIEYLDGAVGDILTGTDEIARASQNVALTAQKNSEDAKNQLSQLEKVTRQIVALNEDVERIARTTHQMAETSRNVLHAGDNAGRLGKEASLKMNLVQDLSQRVMDEMVALNAKTQEISKIVRMITDIANQTNLLALNAAIEAARAGEHGRGFAVVAEEVRNLAGGSKNATKSIDTVIRDISHSSSQTVDSMRKAYEEIMTGIKSVEVTIQALNQMSEGIRTTAEAINQISKATENQAAASENLMHDIELIHNIVVANEKNTENLAALAEESSASIEEIASATSEIRQKMAEARRIVESFKVRT; encoded by the coding sequence ATGACAGGAATGGCGGGGAATACTCTCGCGGATATCCGGGAAGCCCTCCGGAAGGGGATTTCCCTCAATGGTTTCCGGATCGACCCCGGGAAGGTCGATCCTGCCTGCCGGGAGTTCGCGGAGACCATCAACGAGCTCCTCAGGGTTGCCGCGGACTTGCGTACCAGGAACCAGATCACGTTCAACGAGAATCCGTTCCCCATCCTGATATTCGACAGGGACTGGACCATCATCGCGGCGAACGAGTCGTACAGCAAGCTCTCGGGGATCGAGCAAAAGAAGCTCAGGGGCATGAGCGTGAAGAACTTCAAGGTCCTCGACCAGAAGGGCGAGGGACTCAAGGTCGCGATCACCGAGAGGAAGAGGTCTTACGGGGTGGTGACGGTGGAGATGCCGTCAGGGGTGAAGATCCTCGAGCAATACGGTATCCCCATCCTCGACGAGCGGGGCGAGGTAAAGACGGTATTTGCGTTGTACAACGATATCACGGAGAAGAGGAAACTCGAGGACCGCCTCGCGGGGAGCATGCGGGAGATAGGAGAGACCCTCTCCCGGCTCGCGAACGGCGATCTCACGATGAAGGTCGTCGTCCACGAGAACGATCCCCTCGCGTCTGTCAAGGACGACCTCAACGCGACCATCGACCGCCTCAATGCCCTCGTCTCCAACCTCGCCCGGACAATCGAGTACCTCGATGGCGCGGTGGGAGACATCCTCACGGGGACGGACGAGATTGCCCGCGCATCCCAGAACGTCGCGCTCACCGCCCAGAAGAACTCGGAGGATGCGAAGAACCAGCTCTCCCAGCTCGAGAAGGTGACGAGGCAGATCGTCGCGCTGAACGAGGACGTGGAGAGGATCGCAAGGACGACCCACCAGATGGCAGAAACATCAAGGAATGTTCTCCACGCGGGGGACAACGCGGGGAGGCTCGGGAAGGAGGCCTCGCTCAAGATGAACCTCGTCCAGGACCTCTCCCAGCGCGTCATGGACGAGATGGTGGCCCTGAACGCTAAGACACAGGAGATCAGCAAGATCGTCCGGATGATCACCGATATCGCGAACCAGACCAACCTCCTCGCGCTGAACGCCGCGATAGAAGCCGCGAGGGCCGGCGAACACGGGAGGGGATTCGCGGTCGTCGCGGAGGAGGTAAGGAACCTCGCCGGGGGGTCGAAGAATGCGACGAAGAGCATCGACACGGTGATAAGGGACATCTCCCACTCGAGCAGCCAGACCGTCGACTCGATGCGGAAGGCCTACGAGGAGATCATGACCGGGATAAAGAGCGTGGAAGTGACGATCCAGGCCCTGAACCAGATGTCCGAAGGGATACGGACAACGGCCGAAGCGATTAACCAGATCTCGAAGGCAACCGAGAACCAGGCTGCCGCGAGCGAAAACCTGATGCATGACATCGAGCTCATCCACAACATAGTCGTCGCGAACGAGAAGAACACCGAGAATCTCGCCGCACTCGCGGAGGAGAGCAGCGCGTCGATCGAGGAGATCGCGAGCGCGACGAGCGAGATCCGGCAGAAGATGGCCGAGGCACGGAGAATAGTGGAGTCATTCAAGGTGAGAACCTGA
- a CDS encoding metal-dependent transcriptional regulator translates to MKSSAGEDILEAAYTLWVANGRMPTVREVAARLAKEEGTVREEARDLAAEGYVSLREGEILELSDKGKETGARVEKKHRVLECFLSEVLGMERSAASEEACILEHGISDETLDRLEGFISRPGPGGYRFRRGRRRLQSLADFREGSELRVIAIRPICGCERLGDLGILPGETLRVVHVLNHKAVVVRVKGCDIALSPEIASSILVEKVP, encoded by the coding sequence ATGAAGAGCTCCGCGGGGGAGGACATCCTCGAGGCCGCGTATACCCTCTGGGTGGCGAACGGGAGAATGCCGACTGTACGGGAGGTTGCAGCGCGGCTCGCAAAGGAGGAGGGGACCGTCCGCGAAGAGGCCCGGGACCTCGCGGCGGAGGGCTACGTCTCTCTCCGCGAGGGAGAGATCCTCGAGCTCTCCGACAAGGGGAAGGAGACGGGAGCACGGGTAGAGAAGAAACACAGGGTCCTCGAGTGCTTCCTCTCCGAGGTCCTCGGGATGGAGCGGTCCGCAGCGTCCGAGGAGGCCTGTATCCTCGAGCACGGGATCTCGGACGAGACCCTCGACCGGCTCGAGGGATTCATCTCCCGCCCGGGACCGGGGGGGTACCGCTTCCGGAGGGGCAGGAGGAGACTCCAGTCCCTCGCAGATTTCCGCGAGGGTTCAGAGCTGAGGGTCATCGCAATCCGTCCCATATGCGGGTGCGAGCGGCTCGGTGACCTCGGGATCCTCCCCGGGGAGACCCTGCGCGTTGTCCACGTCCTCAACCACAAGGCCGTCGTCGTGAGGGTGAAGGGGTGCGATATCGCCCTGAGCCCTGAGATCGCCTCCTCCATCCTCGTGGAGAAGGTCCCATGA